A window from Candidatus Nitrosotenuis uzonensis encodes these proteins:
- a CDS encoding 50S ribosomal protein L14, which yields MSAGKSRAVSAKGVQEFRPYVTRSLPLGARITCADNTGAKILEIIMVKRAKTRTSRYPSAAVGDFVNVVVKKGPAELRKQIFGAVIIRQKYPIRRLNGVRVTFEDNAAVLVTPEGEIKGTDIKGPVAAEASEKWPRVANLASMVV from the coding sequence ATGTCTGCAGGAAAAAGTCGTGCAGTATCTGCAAAGGGCGTACAAGAGTTCAGACCATATGTTACAAGATCACTCCCGCTTGGAGCAAGAATCACGTGCGCAGATAACACCGGAGCAAAAATACTGGAGATAATAATGGTAAAAAGAGCAAAGACAAGAACATCCAGATATCCGTCTGCAGCTGTGGGTGACTTTGTAAATGTGGTGGTAAAGAAAGGCCCTGCAGAGCTAAGAAAGCAGATCTTTGGCGCTGTAATAATCAGGCAAAAATATCCTATTAGAAGACTAAACGGAGTTCGAGTTACATTTGAAGACAACGCAGCTGTTCTTGTTACTCCGGAAGGCGAAATAAAAGGAACTGACATAAAAGGACCTGTAGCAGCAGAAGCATCTGAGAAATGGCCACGTGTTGCAAACTTGGCGTCAATGGTGGTATAA
- the rplF gene encoding 50S ribosomal protein L6, with protein sequence MSTKQEEIFEATFEVPQKVKVTLDKHMLHVEGPLGKTHKNFKKIPVELEVKDNKVRVRAINSRKKYFAIANTAYSIIRTLCDGVLNGYTIKMKIIYAHFPITVKTKDGLVLVENFQGERAPRIAKIRGQTKVVSKGDEVVLTGPVLNDVTQTAADIQARTKVRNKDHRVFLDGIYQFYKEKGIEK encoded by the coding sequence ATGTCTACTAAACAGGAAGAGATCTTCGAAGCTACATTTGAAGTACCGCAAAAGGTCAAGGTAACACTTGATAAGCATATGCTCCATGTGGAAGGCCCTCTAGGAAAAACACACAAGAACTTTAAGAAAATACCAGTCGAGCTTGAAGTAAAAGACAACAAAGTACGAGTCAGAGCGATAAATTCGAGGAAAAAATACTTTGCAATTGCAAATACTGCATATTCTATAATCCGGACACTCTGCGATGGCGTTCTTAACGGATACACAATAAAAATGAAGATTATTTATGCACACTTTCCAATCACGGTAAAGACAAAAGACGGACTTGTTCTGGTAGAGAACTTTCAGGGTGAGAGAGCTCCAAGAATAGCCAAGATTCGCGGCCAAACAAAGGTCGTATCAAAAGGCGATGAAGTAGTGCTTACAGGCCCTGTTCTTAACGATGTGACCCAGACAGCAGCTGACATACAGGCAAGGACCAAGGTCAGAAACAAAGACCACAGAGTCTTCCTTGATGGAATTTACCAATTCTACAAGGAAAAGGGAATAGAAAAATAA
- a CDS encoding 30S ribosomal protein S4e, with product MPSIAGSKKLKRQMAPMFWGISRKRPRFVTTVRPGPHGKNVSIPTKVFLRDMLKLVTTAREAHYAIYNGKVKIDGITRKSIHHGIGLMDVIELDGVSDAYRLVPGNGHILHPIKIKNSEKNVKLVKVTTKSTIKSGKTQLGFHDGRSLLSDVKINVGDSCLMQVPEQKINEVIKLEQGSKVIVTKGVNAGQVAEVKEIKEGTFILPKRVLLSFGQREIEIPAELVMAVGKKEPIIQIA from the coding sequence ATGCCAAGCATAGCAGGAAGTAAGAAACTAAAAAGACAGATGGCTCCGATGTTCTGGGGCATCTCAAGAAAACGTCCACGATTTGTTACTACTGTGCGTCCAGGACCGCACGGAAAGAACGTGTCAATTCCTACCAAAGTCTTCCTAAGGGACATGCTAAAACTAGTGACAACCGCACGAGAAGCACATTATGCAATCTACAACGGTAAAGTGAAAATTGACGGGATTACAAGAAAATCAATACACCATGGTATAGGACTTATGGATGTCATAGAGCTGGATGGAGTGTCTGACGCGTACAGACTAGTTCCAGGAAATGGTCACATACTGCATCCAATTAAAATCAAAAACTCAGAAAAGAATGTAAAGCTGGTCAAGGTCACAACTAAATCCACCATAAAATCTGGAAAAACACAGCTTGGATTCCATGATGGCCGCTCGCTACTCTCCGATGTAAAGATAAACGTTGGTGATTCGTGCCTGATGCAGGTACCAGAACAAAAAATTAATGAAGTAATCAAACTAGAACAAGGCTCCAAAGTGATAGTAACGAAGGGAGTCAACGCAGGCCAAGTTGCAGAAGTAAAAGAAATCAAAGAGGGCACGTTCATACTACCAAAGCGTGTTCTGCTATCTTTTGGACAAAGAGAAATCGAAATCCCAGCAGAACTTGTTATGGCAGTTGGCAAAAAGGAACCCATCATTCAAATAGCGTGA
- a CDS encoding redoxin family protein yields MRDEIKTAMLMVAIVATVVVGIGVYFTSLDVPVQNTAMHKFDKLGLKKAPEMLGIAGYINADQTLEDHLRGKVVLYDIWTYSCINCQRTIPYLTAWHERYSDKGLVIVGIHSPEFEFEKDINNVRLAVEKFGIEYPVVLDNDKKIWDAFENRYWPRKYIADDEGYIRYDHIGEGAYDETEKVIQELLQKRAEKIGLNIAVAQPLVEIREFEHSSRTPELYFGYNFAYGRNKLGNQEGFQPERDVIYSIPDKIHENYFYLEGTWKNLEDRMVLVSDTGKIVLPYHAKQVNIVAGGKSDLDILINDIPIPAEISGSDVSDGKASISEFTLYNLVDSEIATSQVMEIRVNSPGFEIYTFTFG; encoded by the coding sequence TCACCTCACTTGATGTTCCGGTTCAAAATACGGCCATGCATAAATTCGACAAACTAGGCTTGAAGAAAGCGCCAGAAATGCTCGGAATTGCAGGATATATCAATGCGGATCAAACTCTAGAAGACCATCTTAGAGGCAAGGTCGTCTTGTACGATATTTGGACGTATAGTTGCATAAACTGCCAGAGGACGATCCCTTATCTTACTGCATGGCATGAACGCTATTCTGACAAAGGTCTTGTAATAGTTGGCATACATTCACCCGAGTTTGAATTTGAAAAGGACATCAACAACGTAAGACTTGCGGTAGAAAAATTCGGAATAGAGTATCCAGTAGTTTTGGATAACGACAAGAAGATCTGGGACGCATTTGAAAACAGATATTGGCCAAGAAAATACATTGCAGATGATGAAGGATACATCAGGTATGACCACATAGGAGAGGGGGCATACGATGAAACTGAGAAAGTAATACAAGAGCTGCTGCAAAAGAGGGCAGAAAAAATCGGACTCAACATAGCAGTGGCGCAACCACTAGTGGAAATAAGAGAATTCGAGCACAGTTCAAGAACGCCAGAACTTTATTTTGGATACAATTTTGCATATGGTAGAAATAAGCTGGGAAATCAGGAGGGATTCCAACCTGAAAGAGATGTCATATACTCCATACCCGATAAGATTCACGAAAACTACTTTTACCTTGAGGGCACATGGAAGAATCTCGAAGACCGCATGGTGTTAGTTTCGGATACTGGAAAGATAGTTCTGCCATACCATGCAAAACAAGTTAACATAGTAGCAGGCGGCAAATCCGATCTGGATATTTTGATAAACGACATACCAATACCGGCAGAAATCTCTGGAAGTGATGTCAGTGACGGCAAGGCCAGCATATCAGAATTCACTTTGTATAATTTGGTCGACTCTGAGATTGCCACATCTCAGGTAATGGAGATACGAGTGAACTCGCCAGGCTTTGAGATCTACACATTTACCTTCGGATAG
- a CDS encoding ribonuclease P protein component 1 gives MITAQNLVNHELIGLQTQIANSTNNSIVGMSGQIIDETKSMLTLQTQSGVKMIQKQHNTWKFTLNSQDIIIDGNLISKRPEDRIKVKA, from the coding sequence ATGATTACTGCACAGAACCTAGTAAACCATGAATTAATAGGACTTCAAACACAGATTGCGAACTCTACAAACAACTCGATAGTGGGCATGTCGGGGCAAATAATTGATGAGACAAAATCAATGCTTACATTGCAGACTCAAAGCGGAGTGAAAATGATTCAAAAACAGCACAACACGTGGAAATTTACACTAAATAGCCAAGACATAATAATTGATGGTAATCTAATCTCAAAAAGACCAGAGGACAGAATAAAGGTGAAAGCATGA
- the rpsQ gene encoding 30S ribosomal protein S17 encodes MTKNTESKTYKGIVMDNGEPLSVRGKLFEGKVVSAKNKNTVVIQHESPLYIKKSKRYARSKSKIHAYKSAKLEIKEGTTVVAAECRPIAKSVSFVVVEVKS; translated from the coding sequence ATGACAAAAAACACAGAATCTAAAACGTACAAAGGAATCGTTATGGATAACGGAGAGCCACTTAGCGTGCGTGGAAAGCTCTTTGAGGGCAAGGTAGTGAGCGCAAAGAACAAAAACACAGTCGTAATCCAGCACGAAAGCCCTCTTTACATCAAGAAATCAAAACGATATGCAAGAAGCAAGAGCAAAATTCATGCCTACAAGTCAGCAAAGCTCGAGATAAAGGAGGGCACAACTGTGGTGGCAGCCGAGTGCAGGCCAATTGCAAAATCCGTCTCTTTTGTAGTGGTGGAGGTCAAGTCATAA
- a CDS encoding NUDIX hydrolase: protein MVRRAPKKEYDRFRRYFAFPCVDLVIFDGQSVLLTKRTRNPYRGYWHLPGSIIHRGEKITDVVRRSAKEELGLTVRKMQYIGVYESMDKFRHDVAHGFLISVGSGKISLDSQSSEFRFFKRLPSKIIPHHRKVVNDACKLAVCRHKK, encoded by the coding sequence ATGGTGCGCAGAGCCCCGAAAAAAGAATACGACCGCTTTAGAAGATATTTCGCATTTCCATGTGTTGATCTTGTCATATTTGATGGCCAATCGGTGCTTCTTACAAAAAGGACAAGAAATCCATACCGAGGCTATTGGCATCTTCCTGGAAGCATCATACACAGAGGAGAAAAAATTACAGACGTAGTAAGACGTTCTGCAAAGGAAGAGCTGGGATTAACTGTGAGAAAAATGCAATACATTGGCGTCTATGAAAGCATGGATAAATTCAGACATGACGTTGCTCACGGGTTTCTTATCTCCGTTGGGTCAGGAAAAATCAGTCTTGACTCTCAGAGTAGTGAATTTAGGTTCTTTAAGAGACTGCCTTCAAAAATAATCCCACATCACCGCAAGGTAGTAAATGATGCCTGCAAGCTTGCTGTTTGTAGGCATAAAAAATAA
- the rpmC gene encoding 50S ribosomal protein L29 has product MARLKMKSIRELNETDLKDRLMQSKIELSKLRMEAAKGTVRKESGKIRALRKEVARMLTRQNELKKK; this is encoded by the coding sequence ATGGCCCGACTAAAGATGAAATCAATCCGAGAGCTCAACGAGACAGACTTGAAGGACAGACTAATGCAATCAAAAATCGAATTATCAAAACTAAGAATGGAAGCCGCAAAAGGAACCGTTAGAAAGGAAAGTGGAAAGATACGGGCTTTACGAAAAGAAGTAGCAAGGATGCTTACAAGGCAAAACGAGTTGAAAAAGAAATGA
- a CDS encoding Snf7 family protein gives MGSISDKWNDFGRSDNLSQRILDKVKPDVPLKNKIDVAQKNLQLQIVKLDSIALKIKQKHDYIFNKIIAAQKSNNNMHAKAYATELLEIRKMHNMVNGAKLALEQIQLRLNTVSELGDIVVTLSPCMSVIKGLGASLSGIMPEATNSMQNLSQILGDVLTGSSMNSADSTMTTYSPNADTLAILEEAQSVIEGQARASIPEPPTGIPSPALQRKESII, from the coding sequence ATGGGGTCAATAAGCGACAAATGGAATGATTTTGGAAGATCAGATAACCTCTCACAGAGGATACTGGACAAAGTAAAGCCCGATGTGCCGCTAAAGAACAAAATAGATGTGGCACAAAAAAACTTGCAGCTCCAGATTGTCAAGCTAGATTCAATTGCATTGAAAATCAAACAAAAACACGATTATATTTTTAACAAAATTATTGCTGCACAAAAATCAAACAACAACATGCATGCAAAGGCGTATGCAACCGAATTATTAGAGATAAGAAAAATGCACAACATGGTAAACGGCGCAAAATTGGCGTTAGAACAGATTCAGCTTAGATTGAACACAGTATCAGAGCTTGGAGATATAGTGGTCACACTCAGTCCGTGCATGTCTGTAATCAAAGGACTCGGTGCGTCTCTCTCAGGAATCATGCCTGAGGCTACAAACTCAATGCAAAACCTCTCGCAAATACTCGGAGACGTGCTCACTGGTTCATCAATGAACTCTGCAGATTCAACTATGACGACATACAGTCCGAATGCTGACACTCTGGCAATACTTGAGGAAGCTCAGTCTGTGATTGAAGGACAGGCAAGAGCAAGTATTCCGGAACCGCCTACAGGGATTCCAAGCCCAGCACTTCAAAGAAAAGAATCAATCATTTAG
- a CDS encoding 50S ribosomal protein L5 — protein sequence MAEENTMKTIRLEKVVLNMGVGRSGETIEVAKKALDSITNKKSCARDAKTTQRDWGVRKGEPIGVAVTVRDEDAKQLLKRLLAAVGNRLKGRSFDNFGNVSFGIKEHIDIPGIKYDPQIGILGLEAAVTLTRPGFSIRVRSRHKASVGAKHRISREEAQQFLTREFGVEIV from the coding sequence ATGGCAGAAGAAAATACAATGAAAACAATTCGACTCGAAAAAGTTGTCCTGAATATGGGTGTTGGAAGATCCGGTGAGACAATAGAAGTTGCAAAAAAAGCACTTGATTCAATAACTAACAAAAAATCCTGCGCAAGAGACGCAAAGACAACACAGAGAGACTGGGGCGTAAGAAAGGGAGAGCCAATAGGCGTTGCAGTAACAGTACGCGACGAGGATGCAAAGCAGCTCCTAAAAAGACTGCTTGCAGCAGTAGGCAACAGACTGAAAGGAAGATCATTTGATAATTTTGGCAACGTTTCATTTGGAATTAAAGAGCACATCGACATTCCAGGAATAAAATACGATCCACAGATTGGTATCTTGGGGCTTGAGGCGGCAGTTACGCTAACTAGGCCTGGCTTTAGCATTAGAGTGAGGAGTAGACACAAGGCAAGTGTGGGTGCAAAGCACCGAATTTCGCGTGAGGAAGCACAGCAGTTTTTAACTAGGGAGTTTGGGGTGGAAATCGTATAA
- a CDS encoding 30S ribosomal protein S8, which produces MPATNVLGNLFNTIYNNEARRRTECIILPTSKLAIEVLKTLQKHNYIGEFEHVEDKRGGKFKIQLLAHITKCGAITPRFKVKKDEFNDWEQQYLPSYNKGMLIVTTNQGVMSHHEAANKGIGGFLIGYVY; this is translated from the coding sequence ATGCCGGCAACTAATGTTTTAGGTAATCTTTTCAATACCATTTACAACAACGAAGCAAGACGAAGAACAGAATGCATCATACTGCCTACCTCTAAACTTGCAATCGAAGTGCTCAAGACACTTCAAAAACACAACTATATTGGCGAATTTGAACACGTTGAAGACAAACGAGGCGGCAAGTTCAAGATTCAGCTTCTGGCGCATATTACAAAATGTGGTGCAATCACCCCAAGATTCAAGGTAAAAAAAGACGAGTTTAACGACTGGGAGCAGCAATATCTGCCGTCATACAACAAAGGAATGCTTATTGTGACCACAAACCAAGGCGTGATGTCACACCATGAGGCTGCAAACAAAGGAATTGGAGGTTTCCTGATAGGGTATGTCTACTAA
- a CDS encoding 30S ribosomal protein S14, with amino-acid sequence MMKDRSYKYTGRKEHKFGKGSRWCKRCGDYTAVIQKYHLNICRRCFREVANSLGFAKYR; translated from the coding sequence ATAATGAAAGACAGATCATACAAGTACACTGGAAGAAAAGAACACAAGTTCGGAAAGGGGTCAAGATGGTGCAAAAGATGCGGCGACTACACGGCTGTAATACAAAAATATCATCTTAATATCTGCAGACGATGTTTCAGAGAGGTAGCAAATTCACTCGGATTTGCAAAATATAGGTGA
- a CDS encoding DUF1428 domain-containing protein — translation MVKSKARYVDGFVLPVPKRKIEAYRQLARKAGKIWIEHGALEFRECVGDNLNVKMAMPFPQKIKPKPGETIMFSWIAFKSRAHRDSVNAKVINDPRLAEMDTKSMPFDPKRMLYGGFKILVSL, via the coding sequence ATGGTAAAAAGCAAAGCCCGGTATGTAGATGGATTTGTGCTTCCAGTACCGAAGCGCAAAATTGAGGCATACAGGCAACTTGCCAGAAAAGCTGGTAAAATATGGATTGAGCACGGCGCACTAGAGTTTAGAGAATGTGTAGGCGACAATCTTAATGTAAAAATGGCAATGCCGTTTCCTCAAAAAATCAAACCCAAGCCTGGCGAGACGATAATGTTCTCGTGGATTGCATTCAAGTCACGCGCCCACCGTGACAGCGTAAATGCCAAGGTCATCAATGATCCGCGTCTTGCAGAAATGGACACAAAATCAATGCCTTTTGACCCAAAACGTATGCTTTATGGTGGGTTCAAGATTCTTGTCTCACTCTGA
- the rplX gene encoding 50S ribosomal protein L24, producing MKPTLIRNRTIYKASSFIRSKQMCSHLSDDLAKKYNKRSVRVTEGDTVKVMRGEYKGVSGKILRVSSEKNGVAIEGIKKEKLKGGNLDVYIHTSNLVVTDLNTEDKWRVNKLEGKAQPKESKTLEKKESKPEPKPKTEQKADSKPAQKEAKKDKESKVAKTAKKEDK from the coding sequence ATGAAGCCTACACTGATCCGCAACCGTACAATCTACAAAGCGTCTTCGTTTATCCGAAGTAAGCAAATGTGCAGTCACCTATCTGATGATCTGGCAAAAAAGTACAACAAGCGAAGTGTACGAGTAACGGAAGGCGATACGGTAAAGGTGATGAGGGGCGAGTACAAGGGCGTCTCTGGCAAAATATTGAGAGTATCTTCTGAGAAGAATGGTGTTGCAATAGAAGGCATCAAGAAGGAAAAACTCAAGGGCGGAAACTTGGACGTTTACATTCACACATCAAACTTGGTGGTAACTGATCTTAATACGGAAGACAAGTGGAGAGTAAACAAACTGGAAGGCAAGGCTCAACCAAAAGAATCCAAAACTTTAGAGAAAAAAGAATCAAAGCCGGAACCAAAACCAAAGACAGAGCAAAAAGCAGACTCAAAACCAGCTCAAAAAGAGGCCAAGAAAGATAAAGAATCAAAAGTAGCCAAGACCGCAAAAAAGGAGGATAAGTAA